AAACAAAAAACGATCCGCCACAAACAACAGGATGCCCCCAAACACAATCACCCGGTAAATCGCGCTGCCAATGCCAAAAACCGTGAGCCAGAATTTCTCCCGCGCCGACTGGCTCGGACTTTCCGATTGCTTCACGCCCAGCAAATAATGCTCAAACAAATGCCGCAAATGTTGAAACGACTTCTGATACAGGTTCGGAATGTCCAGCAAGTCCGACAAAATATAATACCCATCAAACCGCAGCAGCGGATTGAGGTTGAACACCAGCGTCGAAACCGACGCAATAAACACCAGATTGTAACACAGGCTGTGCACCAACCCCGCCCCCGTCTTGGCCCACACCATCATCGCCACCGCCGCCACGAACAGCTCCACCATCATCCCCGCCGCCCCCACCAGCGCCCGCTGCCACCGGCTCCGAAACCCCCAACTCGACGTGGCATCCATGTAAGGCACCGGCGTGAACACCAGCAGTTGCACCCCCATCACCGGCACCTCCCCCCCAAACCGCCGGCAAAAATAGGCATGCCCAAACTCGTGCAACGTCTTGACCATCACCATCGCCAGATACAGCAACGGCAGCTTCGCCGGCTCCAAAATCCCCTGCGACTGCTCCCGCAGCGCCGCAAAGTTTTCCACCGCCAGCTTCAGCCCGTACCCCACCACCACCAGCCACACCACCGCCCCAAACCAGCTCAGCATCGGCCTCACCACCGGCAGCGTCCACCGCAAAAAACGATCCGGATTCAACAGCGGAATCCGCATGAACATCACCTGCAGCAGCGTGGCGCGCGTCTGCCGCTGCCGTGTCTTTTTGTACCGCTCAAACAGCCGCGCCGCATCCGCCGCCACGTCGTACTGCAACAGATTCGCATAATACAACTGCGACAGCAGCCGGATCACCGCCTCCTGCCCCGGCGCCGTCTCGGGAAACTTCTCCAGACACTCCTTCCACGCCTCCTCCACCGTCCGATCCGGCCGCAGCCGCGCCACCAACTCATACGCCTCCGGACGCAGCCGGAAGTATTGGTTGTTGAACGGATTCTCCAGTACAATCCACCGCTCGCCCCGGTACACCTGCCGCCGCACCCGCACCCCGGGCCGCAGGCATATCTTCTGATTCGCCACGCGGTACCACGATTCGCTGAAGGTTTTGCCGGCCTCGCTCATAACCACTCCGGGGGCGCGCTCACCACCACAGCCACAGCCGCAGAAAATCCACCGTGCGATGCGTCGCGATCCACAACAAACTCCGCCGCCCCGCGTCGAGCTTGCATACACCGCTCATCCCCGGCCGCCACCAGTCCGGCCGGTTCGCCTCCACAATGTCGCAGCGCGCCAGAAATACATTGGCCCCCTCCTTGGGCACCGCCGCCGGCTCCAGCCGGTTCAGCCGCACCGCATATTTCAACTTGGGCTGGCTGATGAACGCAATCTGGCCCGTCGCCCGGGCCTGTACCTCATGGATGTCCCGCTCCGGAATCTCGGCCTCCACATACAACTTGGAGGTCTCCGCAATCTTGATCAGCGTCTCCCCCTGATCCACCGGCGCCCCGATCCGCTCCCGTAAATCTCCCTCCGTCACCACCCCGGCAAACGGCGCCCGCAGCGTGGCCTGCTCCAGCCGGTACCGCACCAGCTCCAGGCGCGCCCGCGCCTGCTCCAGTTGCGCCTC
The Verrucomicrobiia bacterium DNA segment above includes these coding regions:
- a CDS encoding biotin/lipoyl-binding protein, with the translated sequence MSEAGKTFSESWYRVANQKICLRPGVRVRRQVYRGERWIVLENPFNNQYFRLRPEAYELVARLRPDRTVEEAWKECLEKFPETAPGQEAVIRLLSQLYYANLLQYDVAADAARLFERYKKTRQRQTRATLLQVMFMRIPLLNPDRFLRWTLPVVRPMLSWFGAVVWLVVVGYGLKLAVENFAALREQSQGILEPAKLPLLYLAMVMVKTLHEFGHAYFCRRFGGEVPVMGVQLLVFTPVPYMDATSSWGFRSRWQRALVGAAGMMVELFVAAVAMMVWAKTGAGLVHSLCYNLVFIASVSTLVFNLNPLLRFDGYYILSDLLDIPNLYQKSFQHLRHLFEHYLLGVKQSESPSQSAREKFWLTVFGIGSAIYRVIVFGGILLFVADRFLFLGILMAVVCFISWIIVPLGKFIHYLASSPKLERCRPRAVMVSVGGVALLIAFFQFIPFPSHFRAPGVVLAREWNMVSALSAGRVRALLAQPGQWVEAGQPLVELENPELDMALAAARASQAETEARYRAALSLDAASLAPLQGRLDSARQLLQRLEEDRSNLVVRARVSGWWTLPRAEEMPGRWLPKGSALGLVINTNAFEFSATVRQEEVDRLFGRLHQRAEVRLFGQGGLNLRVQELRIIPGAQYVLPTVALGWAGGGEMPVSTQDRQGRLAAEPFFNVIGRVEAPSEAVLYHGRTGKARFEVGREPLLPRAMRALWQLLQKRYQL